One part of the Phragmites australis chromosome 3, lpPhrAust1.1, whole genome shotgun sequence genome encodes these proteins:
- the LOC133913516 gene encoding heat stress transcription factor A-2e-like has protein sequence MNHPVKVESWPGSANDSPRPMDGLSDAGPPPFLSKTYDMVSDPTTDAVVSWSATNNSFVVWDPHIFGTVLLPSYFKHNNFSSFVRQLNTYGFRKVDPDRWEFANEGFLRGQRHLLKNIRRRKPPHSSPNQQSLGSYLEVGNFGYDEEIEQLKRDKQLLMSEVVKLRQGQQNSKSDLQAMEEKLHGTEQKQQQMMAFMARVMQNPEFLRQLISQREMRKGLEDAISKKKRRRIDQGLEADSMGTSSSLEQGSQVVFETQEPLESLANGVPSDLESSSVETKGFEVQQGVSSSGSERLKGRPSGELNDDFWEDLLHEGGLGEESGNPVGQDGMNM, from the exons ATGAATCATCCTGTCAAGGTGGAGAGCTGGCCAGGCTCAGCCAACGACTCGCCGAGACCGATGGACGGGCTCAGCGACGCTGGACCACCACCGTTCCTCAGTAAGACTTATGACATGGTGAGTGATCCGACTACGGATGCCGTCGTGTCATGGAGCGCCACCAACAACAGCTTCGTGGTGTGGGATCCTCATATCTTTGGGACGGTGCTGCTGCCGAGTTACTTCAAGCACAACAACTTCTCCAGCTTCGTCCGGCAGCTGAACACTTAT GGCTTCAGAAAGGTGGATCCTGACAGATGGGAATTTGCTAATGAGGGCTTCCTGAGAGGACAGAGGCACCTTCTAAAAAATATCAGGCGCCGCAAACCTCCACACTCATCTCCAAATCAGCAATCTCTTGGCTCTTACCTTGAGGTAGGGAACTTTGGATATGATGAAGAGATCGAGCAGCTGAAGAGGGACAAACAGCTGTTGATGTCTGAAGTTGTGAAGCTGAGGCAGGGGCAGCAAAACTCTAAGTCAGATCTACAGGCCATGGAAGAGAAGTTACATGGGACCGAGCAGAAGCAACAGCAGATGATGGCATTCATGGCGCGAGTCATGCAGAACCCTGAGTTCCTCCGTCAGCTGATCTCCCAGCGTGAGATGAGGAAAGGCCTCGAGGATGccatctcaaagaaaaaaaggcgCCGCATAGATCAGGGACTTGAAGCTGATAGCATGGGCACTAGTTCTAGCCTGGAGCAAGGGTCACAGGTCGTGTTTGAAACGCAGGAACCGTTGGAATCACTTGCCAATGGTGTTCCATCTGATCTGGAAAGTTCGTCTGTTGAGACAAAGGGATTCGAGGTTCAACAAGGTGTTTCATCCAGTGGCTCTGAACGTCTGAAAGGCAGGCCCAGTGGGGAGTTAAATGATGACTTCTGGGAGGACCTTCTGCATGAAGGGGGACTCGGTGAGGAGTCTGGTAATCCAGTTGGTCAGGATGGTATGAACATGTAG